One window of Acidobacteriota bacterium genomic DNA carries:
- a CDS encoding glycosyltransferase family 4 protein — translation MSDRATFPEGLRVAVLSRSVFPLHGVGGLERHVYDLVAALARRDVRITLITREGRDPVSLGALDDPRVTIRTIPYRTFPGANRRGTTILDRSTAYPLFGYRAGRAAAALVDARQVDLVYGLGASTLGYAIARSRRRLETRPFVFNPQGLEEFGGMDGSYGGRRAKRIGYAPLRCAVRICSNAADRVIATDRAIEPAIARHLGVGPDRMRLVPNAIDLAGCEAQATSGDGEQIRARYGILPEETVLLSVGRIERNKGFHVLVDALAAMRDLPWRWVLVGDGPLRVELEERVRGAGLADRMLLLGRLDDRALHAWYEAATLFVHPTLYEGSSIVTLEAMAHRRAVVASRAGGLPDKVRDGHTGWLVPPGNAQALATTLRVALAEPGRLSEMGLAGRALVDAEFSWTTVTDRLLAVFSELLYETRSS, via the coding sequence GTGTCTGACCGCGCCACGTTCCCGGAGGGACTGAGGGTCGCCGTGCTGAGCCGGTCGGTCTTTCCCCTGCACGGCGTGGGCGGCCTCGAGCGGCATGTGTACGATCTGGTGGCCGCACTGGCCAGGCGCGATGTTCGCATCACGCTCATCACGCGCGAAGGCCGGGATCCGGTCTCTCTCGGCGCGCTCGACGATCCGAGAGTCACCATCCGGACGATTCCGTATCGGACGTTTCCTGGAGCCAATCGCCGGGGCACCACGATTCTCGACCGATCGACGGCGTATCCGTTGTTCGGCTACCGGGCAGGCAGGGCAGCAGCTGCCCTCGTCGATGCTCGTCAGGTCGATCTCGTGTACGGCCTTGGCGCCAGCACGCTCGGCTACGCGATCGCGCGCAGCCGGCGAAGGCTAGAGACCCGGCCGTTCGTCTTCAATCCACAGGGGCTGGAGGAATTCGGCGGCATGGACGGTTCGTACGGCGGCCGGCGCGCCAAGCGGATCGGCTACGCGCCGTTGCGCTGCGCCGTCCGGATCTGCTCGAACGCGGCCGACCGCGTCATCGCCACGGACCGGGCGATCGAACCCGCCATCGCCCGTCACCTCGGCGTCGGTCCCGATCGGATGCGCCTGGTCCCCAACGCGATCGATCTCGCCGGCTGCGAGGCGCAGGCGACATCTGGCGATGGAGAACAGATTCGGGCCCGATACGGCATTCTCCCCGAGGAGACCGTGTTGCTCAGCGTCGGACGGATTGAACGCAACAAGGGCTTTCACGTGCTTGTCGATGCCCTGGCCGCAATGCGGGATCTGCCGTGGCGCTGGGTGCTCGTGGGCGACGGGCCGCTTCGTGTGGAGCTCGAAGAACGCGTACGCGGAGCGGGGCTGGCGGATCGAATGCTGCTGCTCGGGCGGCTCGACGACCGTGCGCTTCACGCGTGGTACGAAGCGGCCACGCTCTTTGTCCATCCCACGCTCTACGAGGGCAGCTCGATCGTGACGCTCGAGGCGATGGCGCACCGCCGAGCCGTGGTCGCCAGCCGCGCCGGCGGACTGCCAGACAAAGTGCGGGACGGACACACCGGCTGGCTCGTACCGCCGGGGAATGCGCAGGCTCTGGCCACGACGTTGCGCGTGGCACTGGCAGAGCCGGGGCGTCTGTCTGAAATGGGTCTGGCCGGACGAGCCCTGGTTGACGCAGAATTCTCCTGGACCACCGTGACCGACCGCCTGCTGGCGGTCTTCTCCGAACTGCTGTACGAGACGAGGTCGTCGTGA
- a CDS encoding glycosyltransferase family 4 protein has translation MRIRYFADIRFPLERANGVQTMETCHALARRGHSVHLVVRPDRMTPGRDPLAYYGLPPIGALRIEQVATPRQIQARRLAYLALALRRTCCSRTTDVVLTRDLGLAALILALPARWRPPAVYESHGFAPAVSAEMHTLHADAPRSGHAKRRRLDARERRVWRRADAYVAITAGLARELEQRFGQRPRLAVIPDGTRLPAGGFAVEPARRAPDAAPVVCYAGHLYPWKGLDVLVGALGQLAGVRLLVVGGLEGERDLARVRTLAEQVAPGRVEFAGMVEPPRVAALLQKADVLVIPNLPSRISAAYTSPLKLFEYMASGRPLVASDLPALREVLRPDDNAVLVAPGSIDALAAGIRRVLEDAAFGARLAATARRDAAEYTWDKRAERLEAALASAVETRA, from the coding sequence TTGCGCATTCGGTACTTCGCGGACATTCGCTTCCCGCTGGAGCGCGCCAATGGCGTGCAGACGATGGAGACGTGTCACGCGCTGGCACGCCGGGGCCACAGCGTGCACCTGGTTGTCCGGCCCGATCGGATGACACCCGGGCGCGACCCGCTCGCGTACTACGGCCTGCCGCCGATCGGGGCGCTGCGCATCGAACAGGTCGCGACTCCGCGCCAGATTCAGGCGCGGCGCCTGGCGTACCTCGCGCTCGCGCTCCGACGCACCTGCTGTTCGCGCACGACGGACGTCGTGCTGACCCGCGACCTGGGTCTGGCGGCACTGATTCTCGCGCTCCCCGCGCGCTGGCGTCCGCCAGCCGTATATGAGTCGCACGGCTTCGCCCCTGCCGTCAGCGCCGAGATGCACACGCTCCACGCGGACGCGCCACGGTCCGGGCACGCGAAGCGCCGCCGCCTCGACGCCCGCGAGCGCCGCGTGTGGCGCCGGGCCGACGCGTATGTCGCGATTACCGCCGGGCTCGCGCGCGAACTGGAGCAGCGCTTTGGGCAACGTCCCAGGCTGGCCGTCATCCCGGACGGCACGCGTCTGCCCGCCGGAGGCTTCGCGGTCGAACCCGCGCGGCGCGCTCCCGATGCTGCACCCGTCGTCTGCTACGCGGGTCACCTGTACCCGTGGAAGGGACTCGACGTGCTGGTCGGCGCACTCGGCCAGTTGGCCGGCGTGCGTTTGCTCGTTGTCGGCGGCCTCGAGGGCGAACGTGACCTCGCCAGAGTGAGAACGCTGGCCGAACAGGTCGCGCCCGGTCGCGTGGAGTTTGCGGGTATGGTCGAACCGCCGCGTGTCGCAGCCCTTCTCCAGAAGGCCGACGTGCTGGTGATTCCAAATCTGCCAAGCCGGATATCTGCCGCCTATACCTCTCCGCTCAAGCTCTTCGAGTACATGGCTTCCGGACGCCCGCTGGTGGCGTCCGATCTGCCGGCGCTCAGAGAAGTGCTCCGCCCCGACGACAACGCGGTCCTGGTCGCTCCGGGCAGCATCGACGCCCTCGCCGCAGGCATCCGCCGCGTGCTCGAAGACGCCGCGTTCGGGGCGAGACTGGCGGCGACGGCGCGCCGGGACGCCGCCGAGTACACGTGGGACAAGCGGGCCGAGCGGCTGGAGGCGGCCCTGGCGTCGGCGGTGGAGACACGGGCGTGA
- a CDS encoding glycosyltransferase family 4 protein produces MRILIATDAFPPRCGGSGWSTYELARGLRRRGHDLAIVQPRPGQAASGTREYDGFRIEEMAAAAPAVPFLRNVFKNERLWARLAERIGEVARAFRADIIHAQHVLTAPAAVVAGQAAGIPVVCTVRDYWPVCYWATLIHDPRAATLCPACSPGMMTRCVRPRAGAMWPAALPFIPYMRGNLRRKQRSLARADAIVAVGSKMGRDLAARSDRLRHARIEVIPNAVDINGLRAAAAGAAAPLGEPYAVFVGKLELNKGAAFLLPAVERAHLPWPLVVVGDGALRGQIEAEARRLGRDVRVTGWLGRDEALAWLAHASLLVFPSYGPESLSRVLLEACALGVPVAAMATGGTPDIIEHNVTGLLSATPDELGDHVARLVSDRTLADRLAADARDHIERLFDASSVAARTEALYADVLAARGPRV; encoded by the coding sequence ATGCGCATCCTCATCGCGACCGACGCGTTTCCTCCCCGCTGCGGCGGCAGCGGCTGGAGCACGTACGAGCTGGCGCGTGGATTGCGCCGGCGCGGCCACGATCTGGCCATCGTCCAGCCGCGCCCAGGGCAGGCGGCCAGCGGCACACGCGAATACGACGGGTTCCGGATCGAGGAGATGGCCGCGGCCGCGCCCGCCGTGCCGTTTCTCAGGAACGTCTTCAAGAACGAGCGGCTGTGGGCGCGACTCGCCGAGCGCATCGGGGAAGTGGCGCGAGCCTTCCGCGCCGACATCATCCACGCGCAGCACGTCCTGACCGCTCCAGCCGCAGTGGTGGCCGGACAGGCGGCGGGGATCCCTGTCGTGTGCACCGTGCGCGACTACTGGCCCGTCTGCTACTGGGCGACGCTGATTCACGATCCGCGCGCGGCCACGCTCTGCCCGGCCTGTTCGCCGGGCATGATGACGCGGTGCGTGCGACCACGCGCCGGAGCGATGTGGCCGGCGGCCCTGCCGTTCATTCCGTACATGCGCGGCAACCTCCGGCGCAAGCAACGGTCCCTGGCGCGTGCCGACGCCATCGTCGCGGTCGGTTCGAAGATGGGACGGGATCTGGCGGCACGGTCCGATCGGTTGCGGCACGCCCGCATCGAAGTGATTCCGAACGCGGTGGACATCAACGGCCTGCGGGCCGCGGCTGCCGGCGCGGCCGCGCCGCTTGGAGAGCCATACGCCGTGTTTGTCGGCAAACTCGAGCTGAACAAGGGGGCGGCGTTCCTGCTGCCGGCTGTCGAGCGGGCGCATCTGCCCTGGCCGCTGGTGGTGGTGGGCGACGGGGCGCTGCGCGGACAGATCGAGGCCGAGGCCCGGCGGCTCGGGCGGGACGTGCGAGTCACCGGGTGGCTTGGGCGTGACGAGGCGCTGGCGTGGCTGGCGCATGCGTCTCTACTGGTGTTTCCGTCCTACGGCCCCGAGTCGTTGAGTCGCGTCCTGCTCGAGGCGTGCGCGCTCGGCGTGCCGGTCGCGGCGATGGCGACCGGCGGCACGCCCGACATCATCGAGCACAACGTCACCGGTCTACTCTCGGCCACGCCCGACGAACTGGGCGACCATGTGGCGCGCCTCGTCAGCGACAGGACGCTGGCCGATCGGCTGGCGGCCGACGCGCGTGACCACATCGAACGGCTCTTCGACGCCTCGAGCGTCGCGGCGCGCACCGAGGCGCTCTACGCGGACGTCCTCGCAGCGAGAGGCCCGCGTGTCTGA
- a CDS encoding class I SAM-dependent methyltransferase, protein MISSRLLTLVRCPDCGGTLTGQPELVCTACGRRCATSAEYLVLHPGVSYAEQTKYLDEALHDDARHEHVSPPLLSAKIRNDMLRQFLSPGPSDTVIDLGCGSGKVLVWNAGTGAYQVGIDVSPYFAREASAEIDLVLGDLRRLPFAAGAFSKGYALDVFEHMSRETLVDVLREAARVLTPDGALFVYSHVRKNSRLARGLKAVNALARWFERRGLMDLSRERLRKSDHLNPLVDIPDLEAMAASAGFRIVRIRYYTPAVGAVVENIVMRLVEHWLSRRASQRAASTGHAIAAAEASRQARSDARAHVDGRGLPYAALRLATWAMKLDVLLFGRVRSGPFFALLAKDGASGEDRRS, encoded by the coding sequence GTGATTTCATCGCGATTGCTGACCCTGGTCCGGTGCCCCGATTGCGGCGGCACACTCACCGGTCAGCCCGAACTGGTGTGCACGGCGTGCGGCCGCCGATGCGCGACATCAGCCGAGTATCTGGTGCTGCACCCCGGGGTGAGCTATGCCGAACAGACCAAGTACCTCGACGAGGCGCTCCACGATGACGCACGGCACGAACACGTGTCGCCGCCGCTGTTGTCGGCGAAGATCCGCAATGACATGCTCCGCCAGTTCCTCTCTCCGGGGCCATCCGATACGGTGATTGACCTCGGGTGCGGCAGCGGCAAGGTGCTCGTCTGGAACGCCGGCACAGGCGCGTACCAGGTGGGCATCGATGTCAGCCCGTACTTCGCGCGGGAGGCGTCGGCGGAGATCGATCTGGTGCTCGGTGATTTGCGCCGGCTGCCGTTTGCCGCCGGCGCGTTCTCCAAGGGCTACGCCCTCGACGTGTTCGAGCACATGTCGCGCGAGACGCTGGTCGACGTGCTTCGCGAAGCAGCCCGCGTGCTGACGCCTGACGGCGCGTTATTCGTTTACAGTCACGTCCGGAAGAACTCCCGGCTGGCACGCGGTCTCAAGGCGGTCAACGCGCTGGCCCGCTGGTTCGAGCGGCGCGGCTTGATGGATCTGTCGCGGGAGCGGCTTCGAAAATCCGATCACCTCAATCCCCTGGTGGACATCCCCGACCTCGAGGCGATGGCCGCGTCCGCCGGGTTCCGGATCGTGCGCATCAGGTACTACACGCCGGCTGTCGGGGCGGTGGTCGAGAACATCGTGATGAGACTGGTCGAGCACTGGCTCTCCAGGCGAGCGTCTCAGCGTGCGGCCTCAACCGGCCACGCGATCGCAGCGGCCGAAGCCTCCCGTCAGGCGCGGTCTGACGCCAGGGCGCACGTGGATGGCCGGGGTCTGCCCTACGCGGCCCTGCGCCTGGCCACGTGGGCGATGAAACTCGACGTCCTCCTCTTTGGCCGCGTCCGCTCGGGCCCGTTCTTTGCCCTTCTGGCGAAGGATGGCGCGAGCGGCGAAGATCGGCGCTCATGA
- a CDS encoding glycosyltransferase family 39 protein, protein MTEREWREASDIKPSALALVLVVAIGFALRVWNIGSGVPFAVGIDEPAIMSTVVRILKSGDFNPHFFEYPTGVVYFQLGVAVVQFLHGAMRHAWYAVEQVGMADFYLWGRIATATLGTATILLLHQVGMRWGARHALLAAGLFAVMPLQVREAHFALTDTPLVFCVTLTLLLSLRALEKPTTLAFVLAGAAAGLSAGVKYNGLYAAILPLTAALMAQATRQRSLTNVVLVAGSSVAAFFVTTPYAILDLPNFLNGFGTQTRAFVPRQPGGKSTAVIYAEHLVANLGWPAFLLAIAGLVLSVVRMFRGPVHARWVMLVAFPVLFFNLITGWSFLFARYALPIVPFMCLWAAIATISGVSLLRRFDIPRVVRTTLIVGLTVAALLPPSVKSVRWVRGFGTKTTQALAYQWLTHNVWFQSKVVSEARGLDLPPERYKFTAVRSLADRDPATFLADGTEWIVLSSDAWGGSAQAGGVRPAPAAYAGLEAGSTEVKVIEPTPANPGPVIRIRKVSR, encoded by the coding sequence GTGACCGAACGAGAGTGGCGAGAAGCGTCCGACATCAAGCCGTCCGCGCTGGCCCTGGTGCTGGTGGTGGCCATCGGGTTCGCGCTCCGGGTGTGGAACATCGGCTCTGGCGTGCCGTTCGCGGTCGGCATCGACGAGCCCGCGATCATGTCGACGGTCGTGCGCATCCTGAAGTCAGGCGACTTCAATCCCCACTTCTTCGAATACCCGACGGGCGTCGTCTACTTTCAACTGGGCGTCGCCGTCGTCCAGTTCCTGCATGGGGCGATGCGCCATGCCTGGTACGCCGTCGAGCAGGTCGGTATGGCGGATTTCTATCTGTGGGGCCGGATCGCCACGGCCACTCTGGGGACGGCCACGATTCTGCTCCTGCACCAGGTGGGAATGCGCTGGGGAGCGCGCCATGCGTTGTTGGCCGCCGGATTGTTCGCCGTGATGCCGCTCCAGGTGCGCGAAGCGCATTTTGCGCTGACCGACACGCCGCTGGTTTTCTGTGTCACGCTCACGCTGCTGCTGTCGCTGCGCGCGCTGGAGAAGCCAACGACGCTCGCCTTCGTCCTGGCGGGGGCCGCGGCGGGCCTCTCGGCTGGCGTGAAGTACAACGGCCTCTACGCGGCGATCCTGCCGCTGACAGCGGCGCTGATGGCGCAGGCGACGCGCCAGCGTTCACTCACCAACGTCGTGCTGGTCGCCGGTTCGTCGGTGGCCGCCTTCTTTGTCACGACGCCGTACGCCATTCTCGATCTGCCGAATTTCCTCAACGGATTTGGGACGCAAACGCGGGCGTTCGTACCCAGGCAGCCTGGCGGCAAGTCCACGGCCGTCATCTATGCCGAGCACCTCGTGGCGAATCTCGGCTGGCCGGCGTTCCTGCTGGCGATCGCCGGATTGGTGTTGAGCGTGGTGCGCATGTTCCGTGGCCCTGTTCATGCGCGGTGGGTGATGCTGGTGGCGTTCCCGGTGCTCTTCTTCAATCTCATTACGGGATGGAGTTTCCTCTTCGCGCGGTACGCGCTGCCGATCGTGCCTTTCATGTGCCTGTGGGCGGCCATCGCCACCATCTCCGGCGTGAGCCTGCTGCGCCGGTTCGACATCCCGCGCGTGGTTCGCACGACACTGATCGTGGGACTGACCGTCGCGGCGCTGCTTCCGCCGTCGGTGAAGTCGGTGCGGTGGGTACGAGGATTCGGCACGAAGACGACGCAGGCGCTCGCCTACCAGTGGCTGACTCACAACGTGTGGTTTCAGTCGAAGGTCGTGTCAGAGGCCAGGGGACTGGATCTGCCGCCTGAGCGCTACAAGTTCACTGCGGTCAGGTCGCTGGCGGACCGCGACCCGGCCACCTTTCTCGCGGACGGCACCGAGTGGATCGTGTTGTCGTCGGACGCGTGGGGCGGTTCGGCCCAAGCGGGTGGAGTGCGGCCGGCGCCCGCGGCCTACGCCGGGCTTGAGGCTGGCAGCACCGAGGTCAAGGTCATCGAACCGACGCCTGCGAACCCCGGGCCCGTCATCCGCATTCGGAAGGTGTCGAGATAG
- a CDS encoding CPBP family intramembrane metalloprotease — MTSPWRAARAAALAEVVLTSGYPTQVSIGLLLVWAGMDPRVPDGRLSMPFVVTLWLVDSVVLVGLIVALLRLRGERLGALLFGTRSWLREAGLGLALVPVVFGLVIGMLAVVRYFWPGLHNVAVNPFEDLIGSGRDAAILAAVAVLSGGIKEELQRAFVLRRFERYLGGARVGLVVFSVAFGAGHFIQGWDVGVVTTLLGLFWGILFLKRGSFTASAVSHSGFNVAQIIQFVVVGS, encoded by the coding sequence GTGACGTCACCGTGGCGGGCCGCGCGGGCTGCCGCGCTGGCTGAGGTCGTGCTGACATCAGGGTATCCCACGCAGGTGTCGATCGGGCTGCTCCTGGTCTGGGCCGGCATGGATCCACGCGTTCCAGATGGCCGCCTCTCGATGCCGTTCGTGGTGACGCTGTGGCTGGTGGATTCAGTCGTGCTGGTTGGCCTCATCGTCGCCCTGCTCCGGCTGCGCGGCGAGCGCCTCGGCGCGTTGCTGTTCGGTACCCGGTCATGGCTGCGTGAGGCGGGGCTGGGTCTGGCGCTGGTGCCAGTGGTCTTCGGACTGGTGATCGGGATGCTGGCGGTCGTGCGCTATTTCTGGCCGGGCCTGCACAATGTGGCGGTCAATCCGTTCGAAGATCTGATAGGGTCGGGCCGTGATGCTGCCATTCTCGCCGCAGTCGCCGTGCTGAGCGGCGGCATCAAGGAAGAACTTCAGCGGGCCTTCGTGCTGCGCCGCTTCGAGCGCTATCTCGGCGGTGCGCGCGTCGGGCTTGTCGTCTTCAGCGTGGCCTTCGGCGCGGGACACTTCATTCAGGGATGGGACGTGGGCGTCGTCACGACGCTGCTCGGCCTGTTCTGGGGCATTCTCTTCCTCAAGCGCGGAAGCTTCACCGCCTCCGCCGTCAGTCATTCTGGCTTCAATGTGGCGCAGATTATCCAGTTCGTGGTCGTCGGATCGTAG
- a CDS encoding glycosyltransferase family 4 protein: MKILYVALDQRVPGTTGGSVHVQSVAAGLAALGHDVDVLTTPGSGPFPTGRAKWHAMSPPLGMRHLRALRADAVARMARRVTADVVIERYHNFGGEGIRAADAVGALAVLEVNAPVIDYPGSPKAWLDRLLVVEPMRRWRDWQCRHADLLITPTAAIVPAFVEPDRIVEIEWGADTDAFKPGAEGPLPFTREPGSVVAVFAGAFRRWHGAIDLVRAARALRERGQRGLQVVLIGDGPEWSRVKEAASQVPGIVLTGAIAHDQMPACLAAADIGVAPFDLETHPPLQLAFYWSPLKVFEYMAAGLPVVAPAIPRLASIVRSDHEGVLYNPREPGGLAGALERLVEDAGLRQTQGRAARERVAALYSWKAHCRRLDEALISALDARLASGHPPRGRHTS, translated from the coding sequence ATGAAGATCCTGTACGTGGCGCTCGACCAGCGCGTGCCTGGCACCACGGGCGGGTCGGTCCATGTGCAGTCGGTGGCCGCCGGCCTGGCGGCCCTCGGTCACGACGTTGATGTGCTCACCACACCAGGCAGCGGCCCGTTCCCAACCGGCCGGGCTAAGTGGCATGCGATGTCCCCGCCGCTCGGGATGCGCCACCTGCGCGCCCTGCGCGCCGACGCGGTCGCCCGGATGGCCCGCCGCGTAACCGCCGACGTCGTCATCGAGCGCTACCACAACTTCGGCGGTGAAGGCATCCGAGCGGCCGACGCCGTAGGGGCGCTGGCCGTGCTCGAAGTCAATGCCCCGGTCATCGATTACCCGGGATCGCCCAAAGCGTGGCTCGATCGTCTTCTTGTCGTCGAGCCGATGCGCCGATGGCGCGACTGGCAGTGCCGGCACGCCGATCTGCTCATCACGCCGACCGCCGCCATCGTTCCCGCGTTCGTGGAGCCGGATCGCATCGTGGAGATCGAGTGGGGCGCCGACACAGATGCGTTCAAGCCGGGCGCCGAGGGCCCGTTGCCGTTCACCAGAGAACCGGGTTCCGTCGTTGCGGTATTCGCCGGAGCGTTTCGTCGGTGGCACGGAGCCATCGATCTGGTCCGTGCCGCCCGCGCCTTGCGCGAGCGCGGACAGCGCGGTCTTCAGGTTGTGCTGATCGGGGACGGCCCCGAATGGTCGCGCGTCAAGGAAGCCGCTTCTCAGGTGCCGGGGATTGTGCTGACCGGCGCGATTGCGCACGATCAGATGCCGGCGTGTCTGGCTGCCGCCGACATCGGCGTCGCTCCATTCGATCTCGAGACGCATCCGCCGCTTCAGCTCGCGTTCTACTGGTCACCGCTCAAGGTGTTCGAGTACATGGCAGCGGGCCTTCCCGTGGTGGCACCGGCGATTCCCCGCCTCGCCAGCATCGTGAGGTCAGATCACGAAGGTGTGCTCTACAATCCCCGTGAGCCCGGCGGTCTGGCCGGAGCGCTCGAGCGCCTGGTCGAAGACGCCGGGTTGCGGCAGACGCAGGGGCGCGCCGCCCGCGAGCGCGTGGCGGCTTTGTACAGCTGGAAGGCCCATTGCCGGCGACTCGACGAGGCGTTGATCTCGGCGCTCGACGCCCGTCTGGCGTCGGGCCACCCGCCACGGGGCAGGCACACGTCCTGA